Proteins encoded by one window of Hyphomicrobium nitrativorans NL23:
- a CDS encoding IS5 family transposase, with product MRGSDATSGSLFSYVDLESRVPAKHPLRVIKAIVDDVLVSLDAEFARLYEGTGRASIAPERLLRASLLQAFYSVRSERQLMEQIDYNLLFRWFVGVGIDDPVWDHSVFSKNRDRLLDAEVAAKFLEAVLRHPKVKRFLSEDHFSVDGTLVEAWASLKSLRAKDGSDEPPTPGRNGERDFHGEKRANDTHESTTDPEAKLYRKGNSQPAKLYFMGHALIENRHGLVVQADATQANGTAERAAALDMIDRQDPGSERRLTLGADKGYDTSDFVADLRRKCVTPHVAQKIKGSAIDARTTRHDGYAESQRKRKRVEEPFGWAKTIAGMAKVKVRGLARVRHAFTFAMAAYNLIRMPRLLAAAA from the coding sequence ATGCGCGGATCGGACGCCACTTCTGGATCGCTGTTTTCCTACGTCGACCTTGAGAGCCGGGTACCGGCCAAGCATCCGTTGCGGGTGATCAAGGCGATCGTCGACGACGTGCTGGTCTCGCTCGATGCCGAGTTCGCGCGGCTCTACGAGGGCACGGGTCGCGCCTCGATCGCCCCGGAACGGCTGCTTCGGGCCTCGCTTCTGCAGGCGTTCTACTCGGTGCGCTCCGAGCGCCAGTTGATGGAGCAGATCGACTACAATCTCTTGTTCCGCTGGTTCGTCGGCGTCGGCATCGACGATCCCGTCTGGGACCATTCGGTGTTTTCGAAGAACCGCGACCGGTTGCTGGATGCGGAGGTGGCGGCGAAGTTCCTCGAGGCGGTGTTGCGCCACCCCAAGGTCAAGCGCTTCCTGTCCGAGGATCACTTCTCGGTGGATGGCACCCTCGTCGAAGCCTGGGCCAGCTTGAAGAGCTTGCGCGCCAAGGACGGGTCCGACGAGCCGCCGACACCGGGGCGCAACGGAGAGCGCGATTTTCATGGAGAAAAGCGCGCCAACGACACGCACGAGAGCACGACCGACCCCGAAGCGAAGCTCTACCGCAAGGGCAACAGCCAGCCGGCCAAGCTCTATTTCATGGGGCACGCGCTGATCGAGAACCGGCACGGGCTCGTCGTCCAGGCCGATGCGACGCAAGCGAACGGCACGGCCGAGCGCGCGGCTGCCCTCGATATGATCGACCGGCAGGACCCGGGATCCGAGCGGCGGCTCACGCTCGGCGCCGACAAGGGCTACGACACGAGCGACTTCGTCGCCGACCTGAGGCGGAAGTGCGTGACACCGCACGTGGCACAGAAGATCAAGGGCTCGGCCATCGATGCGCGCACGACGCGGCACGATGGCTACGCAGAGAGCCAGAGAAAACGCAAACGCGTCGAGGAGCCGTTCGGCTGGGCCAAGACGATCGCGGGAATGGCGAAAGTGAAAGTGCGCGGCCTCGCCCGCGTTCGCCACGCGTTCACCTTCGCGATGGCCGCCTACAATCTGATCCGGATGCCGAGGCTGCTGGCGGCTGCGGCTTGA
- a CDS encoding recombinase family protein produces the protein MTNFFLPSIEVTGRRIGYARVSTQDQKLRMQLDALKSAQCDKIFRDHGVSGGKASRPGLDRALKSLKRGDALVVLKLDRLGRSVQHLSDLLVRFGNEGIHFCSLAEGINTTTPGGKLVYHLFAAFAEFQRDIIRENTVLGLAAARKKGSRLGRPRLLSIDDVLEGHRHITQLGTPIGEIADRLNVCHATLTRGFKWAGVAH, from the coding sequence ATGACGAACTTCTTCCTCCCCAGCATTGAAGTCACAGGCCGCAGGATAGGCTACGCGCGGGTTTCCACGCAGGACCAGAAGCTGCGCATGCAGCTCGACGCGCTAAAAAGCGCGCAATGCGATAAGATCTTCCGGGATCACGGCGTCTCGGGTGGCAAGGCCAGCCGCCCCGGCCTTGATCGCGCGCTTAAGTCATTGAAGCGCGGCGATGCACTGGTCGTCCTCAAGCTCGACCGGCTGGGCCGCTCCGTTCAACACCTCTCCGACCTGCTGGTGCGTTTCGGAAACGAAGGCATCCATTTCTGCTCGCTGGCCGAAGGCATCAACACCACCACGCCCGGCGGCAAGCTCGTCTATCACCTCTTCGCCGCCTTCGCCGAATTCCAGCGCGACATAATCCGCGAGAACACGGTGCTAGGGCTGGCAGCGGCTAGGAAAAAGGGCTCTCGTCTCGGCAGACCCCGCTTGCTCTCCATTGATGATGTTCTCGAGGGGCATCGCCACATCACGCAGCTAGGAACGCCAATTGGAGAAATCGCAGACCGCCTGAACGTGTGCCACGCCACCCTGACGAGAGGGTTCAAGTGGGCGGGCGTAGCACATTGA